Proteins from a genomic interval of Streptococcus oralis:
- the rsgA gene encoding ribosome small subunit-dependent GTPase A has product MQGQIIKALAGFYYVESDGQVYQTRARGNFRKKGHTPYVGDWVDFSAEENSEGYILKIHERKNSLVRPPIVNIDQAVVIMSVKEPDFNSNLLDRFLVLLEHKGIHPIVYISKMDMLEDRGELDFYQQTYGDIGYDFVTRKEELLPLLIGKVTVFMGQTGVGKSTLLNKIAPDLNLETGEISDSLGRGRHTTRAVSFYNLNGGKIADTPGFSSLDYEVSTAEDLNQAFPEIASVSRDCKFRTCTHTHEPSCAVKPAVEEGIIASFRFDNYLQFLSEIENRRETYKKVSKKIPK; this is encoded by the coding sequence ATGCAGGGACAAATCATTAAAGCCTTGGCGGGCTTCTACTATGTGGAGAGTGACGGTCAAGTTTACCAGACACGCGCGCGCGGGAATTTCCGTAAAAAAGGTCATACACCCTACGTCGGGGACTGGGTAGACTTTTCTGCGGAGGAAAATTCAGAAGGTTACATTCTCAAGATTCACGAACGGAAAAATAGCCTGGTCCGTCCGCCTATTGTCAATATCGACCAAGCCGTGGTGATCATGTCGGTCAAGGAGCCGGATTTTAATAGCAATTTACTGGATCGCTTCTTGGTTCTCTTGGAACACAAGGGCATCCATCCTATCGTCTATATTTCTAAAATGGACATGCTGGAAGATAGAGGAGAACTGGATTTTTACCAGCAGACTTACGGTGACATTGGCTATGACTTTGTGACCCGTAAGGAAGAACTCCTGCCCTTGTTAATAGGCAAGGTTACAGTCTTTATGGGGCAGACAGGTGTTGGGAAGTCAACCCTTCTCAACAAAATCGCACCGGACCTCAATCTTGAAACAGGAGAAATTTCAGACAGTTTGGGTCGTGGTCGCCATACCACTCGGGCTGTTAGTTTTTACAACCTCAATGGTGGAAAGATTGCGGACACGCCGGGATTTTCATCACTGGACTACGAAGTGTCAACAGCAGAAGACCTCAATCAGGCCTTTCCAGAGATTGCTAGTGTCAGTCGCGACTGTAAATTCCGTACCTGTACCCATACCCATGAGCCGTCCTGTGCCGTCAAGCCAGCTGTAGAAGAGGGCATCATTGCCAGCTTCCGTTTTGACAACTACCTACAATTCCTCAGCGAAATTGAAAATCGCAGAGAAACCTATAAAAAAGTCAGCAAAAAAATTCCAAAATAA
- the rpe gene encoding ribulose-phosphate 3-epimerase: protein MSQYKIAPSILAADYANFEREIKRLEATGAEYAHIDIMDGHFVPQISFGAGVVEALRPHSKMVFDCHLMVANPEHHLEDFARAGADIISIHVEATPHIHGALQKIRSLGVKPSVVINPGTPVEAIKHVLHLVDQVLVMTVNPGFGGQAFLPETMDKIRELVALRQEKGLNFEIEVDGGIDDQTIAQAKEAGATVFVAGSYVFKGDVNERVQTLRKQLD, encoded by the coding sequence ATGTCTCAATACAAGATTGCTCCGTCAATTCTGGCAGCAGATTATGCCAACTTTGAACGTGAAATCAAACGCCTAGAAGCAACTGGTGCAGAATACGCCCATATCGATATTATGGATGGTCACTTTGTACCACAAATCAGTTTTGGTGCAGGTGTGGTTGAAGCTCTTCGCCCCCATAGCAAGATGGTCTTTGACTGCCACTTGATGGTAGCAAATCCTGAGCATCATTTAGAAGACTTTGCGCGTGCAGGTGCAGATATCATCAGCATTCACGTAGAGGCAACACCTCATATCCATGGAGCCCTCCAAAAAATTCGTTCGCTTGGTGTTAAACCTTCGGTTGTTATCAATCCCGGGACACCTGTTGAAGCGATTAAGCACGTGCTTCACCTAGTTGATCAAGTCTTGGTCATGACGGTTAACCCTGGCTTCGGCGGGCAAGCCTTTCTACCTGAAACCATGGATAAGATTCGTGAGTTAGTTGCTCTTCGTCAGGAAAAAGGTTTGAATTTTGAAATTGAAGTCGATGGCGGTATTGATGACCAGACCATTGCTCAAGCCAAAGAAGCTGGAGCGACCGTTTTTGTAGCAGGGTCTTATGTCTTTAAGGGAGATGTCAATGAACGAGTGCAAACGCTCAGAAAACAACTGGACTAG
- a CDS encoding thiamine diphosphokinase, producing MNECKRSENNWTRVAVFAGGDRGHYRTDFDCFVGVDRGSLWVLEEDLPLALAVGDFDSVTADERQLIQKRAQHFVQAQPEKDDTDLELALLTIFEQNPQAQVTIFGALGGRIDHMLANVFLPSNPQLAPYMRQIAIEDGQNVISYCPEGTSQLESRSDYDYLAFMPVRDSQLTILGAKYELIEENFFFKKVYASNEYIDREVSVTCPDGYVVVLHSKDRR from the coding sequence ATGAACGAGTGCAAACGCTCAGAAAACAACTGGACTAGGGTTGCAGTTTTTGCAGGTGGAGACCGTGGTCATTATCGGACGGATTTTGATTGCTTTGTCGGTGTGGATCGAGGATCGCTCTGGGTCTTGGAAGAAGATCTACCTCTGGCTCTAGCAGTTGGAGATTTTGATTCGGTAACCGCAGACGAACGTCAGTTGATTCAAAAACGAGCCCAACATTTTGTCCAAGCTCAGCCAGAAAAGGATGATACGGATCTGGAATTGGCTCTCTTAACCATCTTTGAGCAAAATCCTCAGGCTCAAGTCACTATTTTTGGTGCTTTGGGTGGTCGTATTGACCATATGCTGGCCAATGTCTTTCTTCCAAGCAATCCCCAATTGGCACCCTATATGCGCCAGATAGCGATTGAGGACGGGCAAAATGTGATTAGCTATTGTCCAGAAGGGACCAGTCAACTAGAGTCTCGTTCAGACTATGACTATCTAGCCTTTATGCCGGTTCGGGATAGTCAGTTGACCATTCTTGGTGCCAAGTACGAGTTGATAGAGGAAAATTTTTTCTTTAAAAAAGTGTACGCTTCTAACGAATATATAGATAGGGAAGTTTCGGTAACTTGCCCAGATGGCTATGTCGTCGTGCTGCATAGCAAGGACAGGAGGTAG
- the rmuC gene encoding DNA recombination protein RmuC, with amino-acid sequence METVLLLLLIANLAGLFLIWQRQDKQEKHLSKSLEDQADHLSDQLDYRFEQARQASQLDQKDLEVAVSDRLQEVRMELHQGLTQVRQEMTDNLLQTRDKTDQRLQALQESNEQRLEQMRQTVEEKLEKTLQTRLQASFETVSKQLESVNRGLGEMQTVARDVGALNKVLSGTKTRGILGELQLGQIIEDIMTPTQYEREYATVENSSERVEYAIKLPGQGDQEYVYLPIDSKFPLADYYRLEEAYEAGDKDEIERCRKFLLASVKRFANDIKSKYLAPPRTTNFGVLFVPTEGLYSEIVRNPVFFDDLRREEQIIVAGPSTLSALLNSLSVGFKTLNIQKSADHISKTLASVKTEFGKFGGILVKAQKHLQHASGNIDELLNRRTTAIERTLRHIELSEGEPALDLLHFQEDEEEYED; translated from the coding sequence ATGGAGACTGTATTATTACTATTATTAATTGCCAACCTAGCTGGACTCTTTCTCATTTGGCAAAGGCAAGATAAGCAAGAGAAACACCTAAGCAAGAGTTTGGAGGATCAGGCAGATCATCTGTCAGATCAGTTGGATTACCGCTTTGAACAAGCTAGACAAGCCAGCCAGTTAGACCAAAAAGATTTGGAAGTGGCTGTCAGCGACCGCTTGCAGGAAGTGCGAATGGAGTTGCACCAAGGGCTGACTCAAGTCCGTCAAGAAATGACAGATAATCTTTTGCAAACCAGGGACAAGACCGACCAACGTCTCCAAGCCCTACAGGAATCCAATGAGCAACGTTTAGAACAAATGCGCCAGACGGTCGAGGAAAAGCTAGAAAAAACCTTGCAGACGCGCTTGCAGGCTTCCTTCGAGACAGTTTCCAAGCAACTGGAGTCTGTCAATCGAGGTCTTGGAGAAATGCAGACAGTTGCCCGTGATGTCGGAGCCCTCAACAAGGTTCTTTCTGGAACCAAGACGCGAGGCATTCTGGGAGAATTGCAACTGGGGCAAATCATCGAAGACATCATGACGCCTACCCAGTACGAACGAGAATATGCAACGGTTGAAAACTCCAGTGAACGTGTGGAATACGCCATCAAGTTGCCTGGGCAAGGCGACCAGGAATACGTCTATCTACCAATTGATTCCAAGTTTCCACTGGCAGATTATTACCGCCTAGAAGAAGCCTATGAAGCAGGTGATAAGGACGAGATTGAACGCTGTCGTAAATTCCTCTTAGCAAGCGTTAAGCGCTTTGCCAACGATATCAAGAGCAAGTATCTAGCGCCACCTCGAACGACCAATTTTGGAGTTTTGTTTGTTCCGACGGAGGGTCTCTACTCAGAAATTGTTCGTAATCCGGTCTTCTTTGATGATTTGAGACGGGAGGAGCAGATTATTGTCGCAGGTCCAAGTACCCTATCAGCCCTGCTTAACTCTCTATCAGTTGGCTTCAAGACTCTCAATATCCAAAAGAGTGCCGACCATATCAGCAAAACCCTAGCTAGCGTCAAGACCGAGTTTGGCAAGTTCGGGGGGATTTTGGTTAAGGCACAAAAACATCTTCAACATGCCTCTGGCAATATTGATGAATTATTAAACCGTCGTACCACAGCTATTGAGCGAACGCTCCGTCACATTGAGTTATCAGAAGGTGAGCCTGCGCTTGATCTACTCCATTTCCAAGAAGATGAGGAAGAATATGAAGATTAG
- a CDS encoding 3'-5' exoribonuclease YhaM family protein, translated as MKISHMKKDELFEGFYLIKSADLRQTRAGKNYLAFTFQDDSGEIEGKLWDAQPHNVEAFTAGKVVHMQGRREVYNNTPQVNQITLRLPQPGEPNNPADFKVKSPVDVKEIRDYMSQMIFKIENPVWQRIVRSLYTKYDKEFYSYPAAKTNHHAFETGLAYHTATMVRLADAISEIYPQLNKSLLYAGIMLHDLAKVLELSGPDQTEYTVRGNLIGHIALIDSEITKTVMELGIDDTREEVVLLRHVILSHHGLLEYGSPVRPRIMEAEIIHMIDNLDASMMMMSTALALVDKGEMTNKIFAMDNRSFYKPDLD; from the coding sequence ATGAAGATTAGTCACATGAAAAAAGATGAGTTGTTTGAAGGCTTTTACCTGATCAAATCAGCTGACCTAAGACAGACAAGAGCTGGGAAAAACTACCTAGCCTTTACCTTCCAAGATGATAGTGGCGAGATTGAAGGGAAACTCTGGGATGCCCAACCTCATAACGTTGAGGCTTTTACCGCAGGGAAAGTAGTCCACATGCAGGGGCGCAGAGAAGTTTATAACAACACTCCTCAAGTCAATCAAATTACCCTTCGTTTACCTCAGCCTGGGGAACCCAATAATCCAGCTGACTTCAAGGTCAAATCTCCAGTTGATGTCAAGGAGATTCGTGACTACATGTCGCAAATGATTTTCAAGATTGAAAATCCTGTCTGGCAGCGTATCGTTCGCAGTCTCTACACCAAGTATGATAAGGAATTCTACTCCTATCCAGCTGCCAAGACCAACCACCATGCCTTTGAAACTGGTTTAGCCTATCATACAGCCACCATGGTGCGTTTGGCAGATGCCATTAGCGAGATCTATCCTCAGCTCAACAAGAGCCTCCTTTATGCTGGGATTATGCTGCACGACTTGGCCAAGGTCTTAGAACTCAGTGGTCCTGATCAGACGGAGTACACAGTGCGAGGCAATCTCATCGGCCATATCGCCCTCATCGATAGCGAAATTACCAAGACAGTCATGGAACTCGGCATCGATGATACCAGAGAAGAAGTGGTGCTATTACGCCATGTCATCCTCAGTCATCATGGCTTGCTAGAGTATGGAAGTCCAGTCCGTCCACGCATTATGGAGGCAGAGATTATTCACATGATTGACAATCTCGATGCCAGCATGATGATGATGTCAACAGCTCTAGCTTTGGTGGACAAAGGAGAGATGACCAATAAAATCTTCGCTATGGACAATCGTTCCTTCTATAAACCAGATTTAGATTAA
- the purR gene encoding pur operon repressor — MKLRRSDRMVVISNYLINNPYKLTSLNTFAEKYESAKSSISEDIVIIKRAFEEIEIGHIQTVTGAGGGVIFTPSISSHEAKEMIADLRDKLSESDRILPGGYIYLSDLLSTPAILKNIGRIIAKSFMDQKIDAVMTVATKGVPLANAVANVLNVPFVIVRRDLKITEGSTVSVNYVSGSSGDRIEKMFLSKRSLKAGSRVLIVDDFLKGGGTVNGMISLLREFDSELAGVAVFADNAQEEREKQFDYKSLLKVTNIDVKNQSIDVEIGNIFDEDK, encoded by the coding sequence ATGAAATTAAGAAGAAGTGATCGGATGGTTGTCATTTCCAACTATTTGATTAATAATCCATACAAACTAACCAGTCTCAACACCTTTGCGGAAAAGTACGAATCTGCTAAATCATCTATCTCAGAGGACATCGTGATTATCAAGCGTGCTTTTGAAGAAATCGAAATCGGCCATATCCAGACAGTGACTGGAGCAGGTGGTGGCGTTATCTTTACACCATCAATTTCTAGTCATGAAGCCAAAGAAATGATCGCAGACTTGCGTGACAAACTTTCAGAAAGTGATCGTATCTTGCCAGGTGGTTATATCTATCTGTCTGATCTGCTTAGTACGCCTGCCATTTTGAAAAATATTGGTCGTATCATTGCCAAGAGCTTTATGGACCAAAAAATCGATGCCGTTATGACAGTAGCAACAAAAGGTGTGCCACTCGCAAATGCAGTTGCCAATGTCCTCAATGTTCCATTTGTCATTGTGCGTCGTGACTTAAAAATTACCGAAGGTTCAACGGTCAGTGTCAACTATGTTTCAGGTTCAAGTGGTGACCGTATTGAGAAAATGTTCCTTTCAAAACGCAGCCTCAAGGCAGGCAGTCGAGTCTTGATCGTGGATGACTTCTTGAAAGGTGGCGGAACTGTCAACGGGATGATTAGTCTCTTGCGTGAGTTCGATTCTGAACTAGCTGGTGTCGCAGTCTTTGCAGACAATGCCCAAGAAGAACGTGAAAAGCAGTTTGATTACAAGTCACTCTTGAAAGTAACCAATATTGATGTCAAGAACCAATCCATCGATGTTGAGATTGGAAATATCTTTGACGAAGACAAATAA
- a CDS encoding diaminopimelate decarboxylase, which produces MKTPFISREDLETIVAEFPTPFHLYDEKGIREKARAVNQAFSWNKGFKEYFAVKATPTPAILKILKEEGCGVDCSSYVELLMSHKLDFPGSEIMFSSNNTPDQEYAYARELGATINLDAFEDIEHLERAAGIPEIISCRYNPGGVFELGTDIMDNPGEAKFGMTKNQLFEAFAILKEKGAKTFGIHSFLASNTVIHLYYPELARQLFELAVEIKEKLGISLDFINLSGGIGVNYRPGQEPNDIAMIGEGVRKVYEEVLTPAGLGQVKIFTELGRFMLAPHGVLVTKVTHKKKTYRTYLGVDASAVNLMRPAMYGAYHHITNLTHPDGPIEVVDVVGSLCENNDKFAVNRELPHTEIGDLLVIHDTGAHGFSMGYQYNAKLRSAEILYTEEGKAHQIRRAERPEDYFATLYGFDFESDH; this is translated from the coding sequence ATGAAAACACCATTTATCAGCCGAGAAGATTTAGAAACAATTGTTGCAGAGTTCCCGACTCCTTTTCACTTGTATGATGAGAAGGGGATTCGCGAGAAAGCGCGAGCCGTCAACCAGGCCTTTTCTTGGAATAAGGGATTCAAAGAATATTTTGCAGTTAAGGCTACTCCAACCCCAGCCATCTTGAAAATTCTCAAAGAGGAAGGTTGTGGTGTTGACTGTTCTAGTTATGTGGAGCTCTTGATGAGTCACAAACTGGATTTTCCCGGTTCTGAGATCATGTTCTCTTCTAACAATACCCCAGACCAAGAGTACGCTTATGCGCGTGAATTGGGCGCAACCATTAACTTGGATGCTTTTGAAGACATTGAACATCTGGAGCGAGCGGCAGGCATTCCAGAAATCATCTCTTGTCGTTACAATCCTGGAGGCGTTTTTGAGCTAGGAACAGATATCATGGACAATCCCGGGGAAGCCAAGTTTGGCATGACCAAGAATCAACTCTTTGAAGCTTTTGCCATCTTAAAGGAAAAAGGAGCTAAGACTTTTGGGATTCACTCTTTCCTAGCATCCAATACTGTCATCCATCTCTATTATCCAGAGTTGGCACGTCAGCTCTTTGAATTGGCTGTTGAAATCAAGGAAAAGTTGGGCATTTCGCTAGACTTTATCAATCTTTCTGGCGGTATTGGTGTCAATTACCGTCCAGGCCAGGAGCCAAATGATATTGCGATGATTGGTGAAGGGGTGCGTAAGGTTTATGAAGAAGTCCTTACGCCAGCAGGTCTTGGTCAGGTCAAGATTTTCACTGAATTGGGGCGTTTTATGCTGGCGCCTCATGGAGTTCTCGTCACCAAAGTAACTCATAAAAAGAAAACCTACCGTACCTATCTAGGTGTGGATGCATCAGCAGTCAACCTCATGCGCCCAGCCATGTATGGAGCCTACCACCATATCACGAATCTTACTCATCCAGATGGACCAATTGAGGTGGTAGATGTGGTCGGTTCACTCTGTGAAAACAATGATAAATTTGCCGTCAATCGCGAACTACCTCATACAGAAATCGGTGATTTGCTGGTAATTCATGATACAGGTGCACATGGATTCTCCATGGGTTATCAGTACAATGCCAAACTACGCTCGGCAGAAATCCTCTATACTGAAGAAGGCAAAGCCCACCAAATCCGCCGTGCAGAGCGCCCTGAGGACTATTTCGCAACCTTGTATGGTTTTGATTTTGAATCGGATCATTAA
- the pflA gene encoding pyruvate formate-lyase-activating protein, whose amino-acid sequence MSEETIDYGQVTGMVHSTESFGAVDGPGIRFIVFLQGCHMRCQYCHNPDTWAMETNKSRERTVDDVLTEALRYRGFWGDKGGITVSGGEALLQIDFLIALFTKAKEKGIHCTLDTCALPFRNKPRYLEKFNKLMAVTDLVLLDIKEINDEQHRIVTSQTNKNILACAKYLSDIGKPVWIRHVLVPGLTDRDEDLIELGKFVKTLKNVDKFEILPYHTMGEFKWRELGIPYSLEGVKPPTADRVKNAKKLMDTESYQDYMKRVHG is encoded by the coding sequence ATGTCTGAAGAAACAATTGACTATGGACAAGTGACAGGAATGGTGCATTCGACAGAGAGTTTTGGGGCGGTAGATGGCCCTGGGATTCGTTTCATTGTCTTTTTGCAAGGTTGTCACATGCGTTGCCAGTACTGTCATAACCCCGACACATGGGCTATGGAGACCAATAAATCACGCGAACGGACAGTAGACGATGTCTTGACAGAAGCTCTTCGCTACCGTGGTTTTTGGGGAGACAAGGGAGGAATTACTGTCAGTGGAGGAGAAGCCCTCTTACAGATTGATTTCCTAATTGCCCTCTTTACCAAGGCCAAGGAAAAAGGAATCCACTGTACCTTGGATACCTGTGCCCTTCCGTTCCGTAATAAACCACGTTATCTCGAAAAGTTTAATAAACTCATGGCGGTGACAGATTTGGTTCTCTTGGATATCAAGGAAATCAACGATGAACAACACAGAATTGTTACCAGCCAAACCAATAAAAACATCTTGGCTTGTGCAAAATATCTATCAGATATTGGGAAGCCTGTGTGGATTCGCCATGTGCTGGTTCCAGGCTTGACAGATAGAGATGAGGACTTGATCGAACTTGGTAAATTCGTCAAAACCCTCAAAAACGTTGATAAGTTTGAAATTCTACCTTATCACACTATGGGAGAATTCAAGTGGCGTGAACTTGGAATTCCATACTCACTTGAAGGGGTAAAACCACCAACAGCAGACCGTGTCAAGAATGCCAAAAAACTCATGGATACAGAAAGCTATCAAGACTATATGAAACGTGTACATGGATAA
- the yidC gene encoding membrane protein insertase YidC — MKSIKRFALSAMGVAMLLILTGCVQVDKATGQPTGFIWNTIGSPMAEAIKYFATDKGLGFGVAIIIVTIIVRLIILPLGIYQSWKATLHSEKMNALKHVLEPHQTRLKEATTQEEKLEAQQALFAAQKENGISMFGGVGCFPILIQMPFFSAIYFAAQYTDGVSSSTFLGINLGSPSMILVAFAGILYYLQSLLSLHGVEDEMQRDQLKKMIYMSPLMIVVFSLFAPASVTLYWVVGGFMMILQQFIVNYVVRPKLRQKVREEFAKNPPKASSASTTGGRKDITPNQATAITTTKKHKKRNAGKQHSRK, encoded by the coding sequence TTGAAATCTATTAAACGTTTTGCCCTCTCAGCTATGGGAGTGGCTATGCTACTTATCTTGACAGGCTGTGTCCAAGTAGACAAAGCAACAGGACAACCTACTGGTTTTATCTGGAACACTATCGGATCGCCTATGGCAGAGGCTATCAAATACTTCGCTACTGATAAAGGTCTAGGCTTTGGTGTGGCTATCATTATCGTAACCATTATCGTACGTTTGATTATTTTGCCACTTGGTATCTACCAATCATGGAAGGCAACGCTTCACTCTGAAAAGATGAATGCTCTCAAACATGTGCTCGAACCACATCAAACACGCCTTAAAGAGGCAACAACTCAGGAAGAAAAACTAGAAGCACAACAGGCTCTCTTTGCTGCACAAAAAGAAAACGGCATCAGCATGTTCGGTGGTGTAGGATGCTTCCCTATCCTCATTCAGATGCCTTTCTTCTCTGCTATCTACTTTGCAGCCCAGTATACTGATGGAGTATCTAGCTCTACCTTCTTGGGTATCAATCTCGGTTCTCCAAGTATGATCCTTGTCGCCTTCGCTGGTATCCTCTACTATCTCCAATCACTCCTTTCACTTCACGGAGTAGAAGACGAGATGCAAAGAGATCAACTCAAGAAAATGATTTACATGAGCCCACTCATGATTGTCGTCTTCTCCCTCTTCGCACCAGCCAGTGTGACACTTTACTGGGTTGTCGGTGGTTTCATGATGATTCTCCAACAGTTCATCGTTAACTATGTTGTTCGTCCAAAACTTCGTCAAAAAGTACGTGAAGAATTTGCCAAAAATCCACCAAAAGCAAGTTCAGCATCAACTACAGGCGGGCGAAAAGATATCACTCCTAACCAAGCAACTGCAATTACGACTACTAAGAAACATAAAAAACGTAATGCTGGTAAACAACATTCTAGAAAATAA
- a CDS encoding acylphosphatase has product MQKVRMIAQGRVQGVGFRWGVYTLALEIGGITGRVWNNDDGTVEILAQADSSATMAKFIQEIRKGPTPFSKVTYLDVQMSNFSSYSDFKVAN; this is encoded by the coding sequence ATGCAAAAGGTTAGAATGATTGCCCAAGGCAGAGTACAGGGTGTTGGTTTTCGCTGGGGTGTTTATACTTTAGCTCTTGAAATCGGTGGCATCACTGGTCGGGTATGGAATAACGACGATGGCACAGTGGAAATTCTTGCTCAGGCAGACTCCTCTGCCACTATGGCAAAATTTATCCAAGAAATCCGAAAAGGTCCGACACCTTTTTCAAAAGTTACCTATCTAGATGTGCAGATGAGCAACTTTTCATCCTATTCGGACTTCAAAGTCGCAAATTAG
- a CDS encoding TrmH family RNA methyltransferase, translating to MTIITSKANSVVKNAKKLHQKKYRKSAYLIEGWHLFEEAVQAGVRIEKIFALESYRGQLAAFSQTIWVSEEILRDLADTQTPQGIVAVIQKEEVGLPDFRQGKFLFLENVQDPGNVGTMIRTADAAGFTGVIVSDKSADIYSLKTLRSMQGSHFHLPIYRMPVAAFVEEAKKSNLPILATTLSKESKDYRELSPLENFALVMGNEGQGISPVMAESADQLVHIGMKGRAESLNVAVAAGILMFYFS from the coding sequence ATGACTATTATAACCTCAAAAGCCAATTCAGTGGTAAAAAATGCCAAGAAATTGCATCAAAAAAAATATCGAAAGTCTGCCTATTTGATTGAAGGTTGGCACTTATTTGAAGAAGCTGTTCAAGCTGGGGTGAGGATTGAGAAGATCTTTGCTCTGGAAAGTTACCGAGGTCAGTTAGCTGCTTTTTCTCAAACTATCTGGGTTTCAGAGGAGATTTTGCGGGATTTAGCAGATACGCAAACCCCTCAAGGCATTGTCGCTGTTATTCAAAAAGAAGAAGTGGGACTGCCTGATTTCCGTCAGGGTAAGTTTCTATTTTTAGAGAATGTCCAAGATCCTGGTAATGTGGGTACCATGATTCGGACGGCGGATGCGGCAGGCTTTACAGGGGTTATTGTTTCAGATAAGTCAGCAGATATCTACAGTCTCAAGACCCTGCGTTCCATGCAAGGAAGTCATTTTCACTTGCCCATCTATCGCATGCCCGTTGCCGCTTTTGTAGAAGAGGCAAAGAAGAGCAACTTGCCCATTCTAGCAACGACCTTATCCAAAGAATCCAAGGACTATCGTGAGCTTTCTCCCTTAGAAAACTTTGCTTTAGTCATGGGAAATGAAGGGCAGGGGATTAGTCCTGTCATGGCTGAGAGTGCTGATCAGCTGGTTCATATTGGCATGAAAGGTCGAGCAGAAAGTCTCAACGTGGCAGTTGCCGCAGGTATATTGATGTTTTATTTTAGCTAA
- a CDS encoding Bax inhibitor-1/YccA family protein yields the protein MNQTIIQERSGLNQFYAKVYAFVGLGIGLSALVSALMLTVFQSQLIYFLMHGRLWLVIATFAELALVFVASSMAAKNSPAALPVFLVYSVLNGFTLSFVVAFYTPGTVLSAFVSSALLFFVMAVIGIFTKKDLSGMGRALMAALVGLIIAMVVNLFLANSFFDYMISIAMVLVFSGLIAWDNQKIRYVYEQSRGQVATGWVISMALSIYLDFINLFLSILRIFGRND from the coding sequence ATGAATCAAACGATTATTCAAGAACGTTCAGGTCTCAATCAATTTTACGCTAAGGTTTATGCCTTTGTAGGACTTGGGATTGGTCTATCAGCTCTCGTGTCAGCTTTGATGTTGACAGTTTTTCAGTCCCAGTTGATTTACTTTTTAATGCATGGTCGTCTCTGGCTGGTGATTGCAACTTTTGCAGAACTTGCTCTAGTCTTTGTTGCAAGTAGCATGGCTGCGAAGAACAGCCCAGCAGCTCTCCCAGTATTTTTAGTTTATTCTGTTTTAAATGGATTTACGCTCAGTTTTGTCGTAGCCTTTTATACACCTGGGACCGTCTTATCAGCCTTTGTATCCAGTGCCCTTCTCTTCTTTGTCATGGCGGTAATCGGAATTTTCACTAAGAAAGATTTGAGTGGAATGGGACGAGCTTTGATGGCAGCGCTTGTCGGCCTCATCATTGCCATGGTTGTGAATCTATTTTTAGCTAATAGCTTCTTTGACTACATGATTAGTATTGCCATGGTCTTGGTTTTCTCAGGTTTGATTGCTTGGGACAACCAAAAGATTCGCTATGTTTATGAGCAGTCACGAGGACAAGTAGCGACAGGTTGGGTCATTTCAATGGCACTCAGCATCTACCTAGACTTTATCAACCTCTTCCTTAGCATCTTACGAATCTTTGGTCGAAACGATTAA